One Aegilops tauschii subsp. strangulata cultivar AL8/78 chromosome 7, Aet v6.0, whole genome shotgun sequence genomic window carries:
- the LOC109735469 gene encoding vacuolar-sorting receptor 1 yields the protein MVAPARGRFVVPEHIRGHHDAAIGNFGVPDYGGTLTGVVLYPDKKATGCTEFPARFKSTSGRPVVLLLEIDRFLASANSRGEDIADARLCEPELSDDLRCHRI from the exons ATGGTGGCGCCGGCGCGGGGGCGGTTCGTGGTGCCGGAGCACATCCGGGGCCACCACGACGCCGCCATCGGCAACTTCGGGGTGCCCGACTACGGCGGCACGCTCACGGGCGTCGTGCTCTACCCGGACAAGAAGGCCACCGGATGCACCGAGTTCCCGGCCAGGTTCAAGTCCACGTCcggccgccccgtcgtcctcctGCTCGAG ATTGATCGATTCCTGGCTTCGGCTAATTCTCGCGGGGAAGACATTGCTGATGCGCGACTGTGCGAGCCTGAATTGTCCGACGATTTACGGTGCCACCGAATTTAG